The Gemmatimonadota bacterium genomic sequence CGATCCTGCGCTACCTCGTCGAGTTGCACGAAGGGCGCGGTCACGTGGACGATATCGACCACCTCGGCAACCGCCGCATTCGCTCGGTGGGTGAGCTGATCGCGAACCAGTTCTCCGTCGGTCTTTCGCGCATGGCGCGACTGGTCAAGGAGCGGATGTCGATCAACACGGACCCCGAGAAGATCTCGCTGGACGACCTGGTCAACGCCCGGACAGTCTCGGCGGTAATCCAGGCGTTCTTTGGTTCGTCGCAGTTGTCGCAGTTCATGGACCAGACCAACCCGCTGGCCGAGCTCACGCACAAGCGCCGCCTGTCGGCCCTTGGACCGGGCGGCCTGACGCGCGAGCGTGCAGGCTTCGAGGTCCGCGACGTGCACTACTCGCAGTACGGGCGCATGTGCCCGATCGAAACGCCGGAAGGCCCGAACATCGGGCTCATTACCTCGCTGGCCTGCTTCGCCCGCGTCAACGACCTCGGCTTCGTCGAGACCCCGTATCGCGTGGTCAAGCACGGTAAGGTGACAGGTGATATCGCCTGGCTCGACGCCAACCGCGAAGAAGAGACGATCACCGCGCAGGCCAACGCCAAGCTCAACGAGGACGGCACGTTTGCGGACGAGCTGGTGCTCTGCCGCCAGCGTGGCGACGTGCCGCTCACCGCGCCGGACCGGATCGACTTCATGGACGTGGCGCCGGAGCAGTTGGTCTCCATCGCCGCGGCCCTGATTCCGTTCCTCGAGCACGATGACGCCAATCGAGCGCTCATGGGCTCGAACATGCAGCGCCAGGCGGTGCCACTGCTCAATCCACAGACCCCGCTCGTGGGCACCGGGCTCGAATCGAAGGTGGCCGAGGACTCCGGCGCCGTCGTGATCGCGCGTCGTGGAGGCGTGATCACGCGCGTCACGGCCGACGAGATCATCGTCGACGCCGGTCTCGTGGATCGCAGCCGCAAGGACGATGACACGCCCCTCGCGCGGCTCACGCAGCAGGATCGCTATCGCATCAAGAAGTACTGGCGCACCAACCAGGACACGGCGATCAACCAGCGCCCGATCGTCCGGCTGGGCCAGAAGGTCAAGAAGGGTGACGTGCTCGCGGATGGCGCCGCGACGGAAAAGGGCCAGTTGGCCCTGGGCTCCAACGTGCTGGTCGCGTTCATGCCGTGGTACGGCCACAACTTCGAGGACGCCATCGTGCTGTCCGAGCGACTGGTCAAGGACGACGTGTATTCGTCGATCCACATCCAGGAGCTGGAACTCCACGTGCGCGATACCAAGCGTGGCCAGGAAGAGATCACGCGGGAAATCCCGAACGTGGCCGAGGAGTCGTTGATCGACCTCGATGAGCGCGGCATCGTGCGCATTGGGGCGCATGTCAAGCCGGGCGACATCCTCGTCGGCAAGATCACCCCGAAGGGGGAGACCGAGCTGTCGCCGGAAGAGAAGCTGCTGACCGCCATCTTCGGTGAGAAGGCGAAGGACGTGAAGGATTCGTCCCTCAAGGTCCCGCCGGGTATGGAAGGGGTCGTGATCGACACCAAGATCTTCTCGCGGGTCGAGGATCAGGTGGTCGAGAAGGACCGCGGCGAGCGGATCGGTGAGGTGCGCCGCCTCGAGGGCGAGGACAAGGTGCGCGTCAACGACGTGCGCGACGACGAACTGCGCGACCTGCTCGAGGGCGAGACGGTGGCGCTGGCGCTCAAGGCCGGCACGGTGGAGGAGGGGATCGTCACCGGGACGGTGCTTACGCGCGACGTGTTGCGCGACCTGCGCTTCGCGCAGCTGGACCTCAAGACGTTCCGCGTCGAGAGCAAGAAGACCAACGATCGCGTGCGCGAGATCATCGATGCGGCCAACGAAGAAAAGGCCCGGATCGAGGAGCGCGCCGAGGAACGGATCGACCGCATCCTGCAGCCGGATGAGTTGCCCCCGGGCGTCATCCAGCTCGTGAAGGTCTACCTCGCCGAGAAGCGCAAGGTCTCGGTGGGCGATAAGATGGCCGGACGCCACGGGAACAAGGGTATCGTCGCGCGCGTCGTGCCCGAGGAGGACATGCCGTTCCTCCCCGACGGACGCCCGGTCGATATCGTCCTGAACCCGCTGGGCGTGCCGTCGCGCATGAACGTCGGGCAGATCCTGGAGACGCACCTGGGGTGGGCCGCCCGGATCCTGGGCTTCTACGCCAAGACCCCGGTGTTCCAGGGGGCGAATGAACGCGAGATCGGCCTGCTGCTCAAACTGGCCGGAACCACCTGGGCGCGGGCCACGCTGGCGTTACACACGGCGCCGCTCAACGTGTCCGACACGGACATCAAGGCGATCGTCGCGGACCTCCGCCCGAAGGGCGAGGTGGTGGACCACGTAGCCCTGCTGGCCGACGCGACGCTGAACGACCTGCATGGGCGCAACATGTCCGCCGAGACCAAGGACGTGTTTGGTCGGGTGCGGGAGTGCCTGACGCAGGCGGCCCGGGAGCTCGCCGAGCGCGAGGAAGCCGAGCTTGCCAACCAGAAGGCGCTGCACGTCGCGATCTCGGATGATGAGTCGCGCAGCGCCAGTGACCGTGCCGATGCCAAGGCGGCGCTCAAGGTGATCGAGAAGCGCATCGGCCGGGATCCGGCCGAGGTGCTGAACGACCTCGAGTTGCCCGCGCTGGCCATGATGCTGGGCAAGAAGTCGGAGGCCGATGTGGATCGCGCGGCCTGCGAGCTGATGCACCTCGCCGGCATCACCCCCGCGGGCAAGATGCGCATCCGCGACGGGCGCTCGGGCGAGCGGTTCAACTTCCCGGTGACGGTAGGCGAGATCTACATGCTCAAGCTCTCGCACCTCGTCGACGACAAGATCCACGCGCGGTCCATCGGGCCGTACTCGCTGGTGACGCAACAGCCGCTGGCGGGCAAGGCGCAGTTTGGTGGCCAGCGCTTCGGGGAAATGGAAGTCTGGGCGCTGGAGGCCTACGGCGCGGCGCACACCCTGCAGGAGATCCTGACGGTCAAGTCGGACGACGTGAACGGCCGCAGCCGGGTGTACGAGGCGATCGTGAAGGGCCAGAACCTGCCGGAGCCCGGGACGCCGGAGTCGTTCAACGTGCTCGTGAAGGAACTGCAAGCGCTCGGGATCTACGTGAAGATGGGGTCCAAGCACGAAGGGACCGCTAACGGCGCGCTGCCTGGCGCCACTGGGGAGGAGTAACCCATGATCGACTTTCGTAGCGCGCGCGAAACGCGCGCCTCAGCGTTCGACTTCATCCAGGTCCGCATTGCGTCACCCGAGGAAATCCGGGGACCCAAGGACCCCAAGGAGCGCGAGCGGCAGGAGATGCAGGGCCAGCGCACCTGGTGGTCCTGGGGCGAGGTCACCAAGCCCGAAACCATCAACTACCGCTCGTTCAAGCCGGAAAAGGACGGCCTGTTCTGCGAGCGCATCTTTGGTCCGGTGAAGGACTGGGAGTGCCACTGCGGCAAGTACAAGCGCATTCGCTATCGCGGGGTCATCTGCGATCGCTGCGGCGTGGAAGTGACGCTCTCCAAGGTGCGTCGCGAGCGCATGGGACACATTGAGCTGTCCGTGCCGGTCGCGCACATCTGGTTCTTCAAGACCCTGCCGTCCCCGATGGGCAACCTGCTCGACCTCACGCTCCGTGACCTCGAGAAGGTGATCTATTACTCGAACTACGTCGTCGTCGAGCCAGGCAACCAGGAGGTGCGCACGAACGAGCTCCTGGACGAGGATCGCTACCTCGAGCTCAAGATGAAGGCGAAGGCCGAGGGCGACACGCTGTACCATGCCGACATTGGCGCCCCCGCCGTGCGCGAGTTGCTCAAGCGCATCGACGTCGACAAGGTCGCCGACCAGCTCCGCAAGGCGGTGGCGGTCGAGACCTCGCAGCATCGCAAGAAGCAGCAGCTCAAGCGCCTCAAGATCGTCGACGCCTTCCGGACGTCGGGTGATCAGGGCGGTATTCGGAACAAGCCGGAGTGGATGATCCTGGACGTCGTGCCGGTCATTCCCCCGGATCTCCGCCCGCTGGTCCCGCTGGACGGCGGTCGCTTCGCGACATCCGACCTGAACGACCTGTACCGCCGCGTCATCAACCGCAACAACCGCCTGCAGAAGCTCATTACGCATCGCGCCCCGGAGGTCATCCTCCGGAACGAGAAGCGCATGCTGCAGGAGGCGGTCGACGCCTTGTTCGACAACGGCCGCCGCTCCAAGGCGATTCGCGGCCGCGGCAAGCGCCCCCTCAAGTCCCTGAGCGACATGCTCAAGGGTAAGCAGGGCCGCTTCCGCCAGAACCTGCTCGGCAAGCGCGTGGACTACTCGGGTCGATCGGTCATCGTCGTTGGCCCGGAGCTCAAGCTGCACCAGTGCGGTTTGCCCAAGGCGATGG encodes the following:
- the rpoB gene encoding DNA-directed RNA polymerase subunit beta: MPELLKQIVFGQHDEGMEMPHLLDIQTRAFESLLQLDAATHNREDIGLERVFKDLFPIADVHENFSLEFVRYALGEPKYSVEECIERDMTYSAPLKATLRLIINEDVNGVKRPRNIIEKEVYLGELPLLTDLGTFVINGAERVIVSQLHRSPGVVFEESTHPNGQRLISSRIIPFRGSWVEFTVDIHDVIYVHIDKKKKFPATALLRAFGYGANSDILRLFFAVKDLDLTRKREGRAETREVLGAIIAEDITLAGEEAAADAPKLKTKKARAAAERAAADILVREGDEITEEVINRLARQGVKSVKVFCSYTTVDLRDELDAHERGEREVPRQLSHDVVDPETGEVLADAGQPLKETLIKRLRKADVVKVQTFVPSGRAESALIRNTIGKDPTDPKHIDQKERDKNKWDADAEAGAGKALRSIYMLLRPGDAPNDETAKQALDRLFFSPKRYDLGRVGRYKINQRLNLNTHPGTTVLTKDDFVAILRYLVELHEGRGHVDDIDHLGNRRIRSVGELIANQFSVGLSRMARLVKERMSINTDPEKISLDDLVNARTVSAVIQAFFGSSQLSQFMDQTNPLAELTHKRRLSALGPGGLTRERAGFEVRDVHYSQYGRMCPIETPEGPNIGLITSLACFARVNDLGFVETPYRVVKHGKVTGDIAWLDANREEETITAQANAKLNEDGTFADELVLCRQRGDVPLTAPDRIDFMDVAPEQLVSIAAALIPFLEHDDANRALMGSNMQRQAVPLLNPQTPLVGTGLESKVAEDSGAVVIARRGGVITRVTADEIIVDAGLVDRSRKDDDTPLARLTQQDRYRIKKYWRTNQDTAINQRPIVRLGQKVKKGDVLADGAATEKGQLALGSNVLVAFMPWYGHNFEDAIVLSERLVKDDVYSSIHIQELELHVRDTKRGQEEITREIPNVAEESLIDLDERGIVRIGAHVKPGDILVGKITPKGETELSPEEKLLTAIFGEKAKDVKDSSLKVPPGMEGVVIDTKIFSRVEDQVVEKDRGERIGEVRRLEGEDKVRVNDVRDDELRDLLEGETVALALKAGTVEEGIVTGTVLTRDVLRDLRFAQLDLKTFRVESKKTNDRVREIIDAANEEKARIEERAEERIDRILQPDELPPGVIQLVKVYLAEKRKVSVGDKMAGRHGNKGIVARVVPEEDMPFLPDGRPVDIVLNPLGVPSRMNVGQILETHLGWAARILGFYAKTPVFQGANEREIGLLLKLAGTTWARATLALHTAPLNVSDTDIKAIVADLRPKGEVVDHVALLADATLNDLHGRNMSAETKDVFGRVRECLTQAARELAEREEAELANQKALHVAISDDESRSASDRADAKAALKVIEKRIGRDPAEVLNDLELPALAMMLGKKSEADVDRAACELMHLAGITPAGKMRIRDGRSGERFNFPVTVGEIYMLKLSHLVDDKIHARSIGPYSLVTQQPLAGKAQFGGQRFGEMEVWALEAYGAAHTLQEILTVKSDDVNGRSRVYEAIVKGQNLPEPGTPESFNVLVKELQALGIYVKMGSKHEGTANGALPGATGEE